A single genomic interval of Ischnura elegans chromosome 3, ioIscEleg1.1, whole genome shotgun sequence harbors:
- the LOC124155703 gene encoding ribosomal protein 63, mitochondrial codes for MRLSLILLRKKMPPGNIFTGKHRLVKIVTKEDMAKARNDYAIEERNMLYLRNPYLSEEQSFGHAKALGKHEQWIRDWRVKRQKRKENVSICDHLSHLSVKEAWE; via the exons ATGCGGCTGTCTTTAATTCTTCTAAGAAAGAAGATGCCTCCTGGCAACATATTTACTGG TAAGCACCGTCTGGTGAAAATAGTGACAAAAGAAGACATGGCGAAGGCTAGGAATGATTATGCCATAGAGGAAAGGAATATGCTGTATTTACGGAATCCCTATTTGAGTGAG GAGCAGTCCTTCGGTCATGCCAAGGCTCTGGGGAAACATGAGCAGTGGATCAGAGATTGGAGAGTAAAGAGACAAAAACGGAAAGAGAACGTTTCCATTTGTGATCACCTGTCACATCTAAGCGTGAAAGAAGCATGGGAATGA